CTGCTGGACTCCATTACCCATAATACGAAAAGCAGGATAGGTTTATAAAGGGTAAATTGTGAAAATACTCACTGTTGGAAGTTGTCATGGATGGAATTCAGCAAGTTCACCTACAGAAACAGATCAACACggggtggcagatagcctagtggttagagcaatgagccagtaaccgaaaggttgctacagtgccttgcgaaagcattcggcccccttgaactttgcgaccttttgccacatttcaggcttcaaacataaagatataaaactgtatttttttgtgaagaatcaacaacaagtgggacacaatcatgaagtggaacgacatttattggatatttcaaacttttttaacaaatcaaaaactgaaaaattgggcgtgcaaaattattcagcccctttactttcagtgcagcaaactctctccagaagttcagtgaggatctctgaatgatccaatgttgacctaaatgactaatgatgataaatacaatccacctgtgtgtaatcaggtctccgtataaatgcacctgcactgtgatagtctcagaggtccgtcaaaagcgcagagagcatcatgaagaacaaggaacacaccaggcaggtccgagatactgttgtgaagaagtttaaagtcggatttggatacaaaaatatttcccaagctttaaacatcccaaggagcactgtgcaagcgataatattgaaatggaaggagtatcagaccactgcaaatctaccaagacctggccgtccctctaaactttcagctcatacaaggagaagactgatcagagatgcagccaagaggcccatgatcactctggatgaactgcagagatctacagctgaggtgggagactctgtccataggacaacaatcagtcgtatattgcacaaatctggcctttatggaagagtggcaagaagaaagccatttcttaaagatatccataaaaagtgttgtttaaagtttgccacaagcaacctgggagacacaccaaacatgtggaagaaggtgctctggtcagatgaaaccaaaattgaactttttggcaacaatgcaaaacgttatgtttggcgtaaaagcaacacagctcatcaccctgaacacaccatccccactgtcaaacatggtggtggcaggatcatggtttgggcctgcttttcttcagcagggacagggaagatggttcaaattgatgggaagatggatggagccaaatacaggaccattctggaagaaaacctgatggagtctgcaaaagacctgagactgggacggagatttgtcttccaacaagacaatgatccaaaacataaagcaaaatctacaatggaatggttcaaaaataaacatatccaggtgttagaatggccaagtcaaagtccagacctgaatccaatcgagaatctgtggaaagaactgaaaactgctgttcacaaatgctctccatccaacctcactgagctcgagctgttttgcaaggaggaatgggaaaaaatgtcagtctctctatgtgcaaaactgatagagacataccctaagcgacttacagctgtaatcgcagcaaaaggtggcgctacaaagtatcaacttaagggggctgaataattttgcacgcccaatttttcagtttttgatttgttaaaaaagtttgaaatatccaataaatgtcgttccacttcatgattgtgtcccacttgttgttgattcttcacaaaaaaatacagttttatatctttgtttgaagcctgaaatgtggcaaaaggtcgcaaagttcaagggggccgaatactttcgcaaggcactgtagatcgaatccccaagctgacttggtaaacatctgtcgttctgcccttgaacaaggcagttaacccactgttcctaggccatcattttaaataagaatttgttcttaataactgacttgcctagttaaaaaaaatttaaacacAGAAGATGATTACCATGAGTAAACAAGCTGATTTCAGCTGTAATGACTCTATGAAATTGATGCCCTCTCCTCTTACCTCCTTCTCCAGGTACACCTTCTTGTCATCTAATGTGTAATACAAGGTGAAGAACTGCTTGGTCTCCTTATGTGTTGCTGAAACTAGGGGACACACACAAAAGTAATGGTTCTTTGATGTAAGAATTAGTTAACAAATCAATAAGTGGTTGAGGCTAAGACCTTGGCCATAGAGCTCAATGAACCTCTTCTGATACTGGTTCAGTTCTGCCCTGCTCGGCACCTCGTCTATCTTCCTCTGCAGGATGGCGATCTCACGGTTCCTCCAAGCCTATCAGAGAGTAGCCCTCAGGTCATGAGCAAATAAAGGACTTGGTAAGATGACCACTATTTGCATGCTCCAAACAGAATGCCTAAGTGAATTCAAATTGATTATGCAGGAATGAATCCTGCTACAGCATTGTGCATTTTACCATCATCAGTCTGATCTTCTGTAgcttatctctgtctgtgttgtaCTGCTTGTCGATTAGCTGACTCCTCTCCTTAGGgcgagagtgagaaagagggggaaagaaagtCAGTCACAGTgtaacatttattaaacatagacaaaaaaaagtgttagcTGGTCTTGGGAGTGTGTTACCTTCTCATCCTCTGTATCATCTCCTGACTCCATCTTCAGGTCCTCAATGTTCTGCTGCAGGCGAACCATCTACTCCTGGAAAAAAAATTGCACTCCATGTTAGTTGTTTTGCTATTACCAGGAAATAAGGGAATTACATCACAAATACACCTGTGAAGTAGGTCCATTTCAAACTTAAATCTAACAAGTCATATGTGGATGGACtatgacagacgagctaaattacttctatgctcgcttcgaggcaagtaacactgaaacatgcatgagagcatcagctgttccggacgactgtgtgattacgtagctgatgtgagtaagaccttaaaaACAGgtcaaggccgcagggccagacgcaTTACCAGGACGtaatgtgctgaccaactggcaagtgtcttcactgacatttttaacctgtcCCTGAGTGAGTCTGtaaaaccaacatgtttcaagcagaccaccatagtcaatgtgcccaagaacactaaggtaatctgcctaaatgactaccgacctgtagcactcacgcatgtagccatgaagtgatttgaaaggctggtcatggctcacaacaccattaccCCAGAAACCCTAgctccactccaatttgcataccgccccaacagatccacagatgatgcaatctgtaTTGCACAcaatactgccctttcccacttatcactaagctcaggaccctgggactaaacatctccctctgcaactggatcctggacttcctgacgggccacccccaggtggtaagggtaggtaacaacacatccaccacgctgatcctcaacacgggggcccctcaggggtgcgtgctcagttacctcctgtactccctgttcactcatgactgcatggccaggtacaactccaacaccatcatcaagtttgctgatgacacaacagtggtaagcctgattactgacaacaagacagcctatggggaggtcatcagatgattgtggactacaggaaaaggaggaccgagcacgcccccattctcatcgccagggctgtagtggagcaggtgatgagttccaagttccttggtgtccacatcaccaacaaactatcatggtccaaacacacttagacagttgtgaagagggcatgaaaaaaactattccccctcaggagactgaaaagatttggcatgggtcctcagatcctcaaaaggttctacagctacaccatcaagagcatcctgactggttgcatcactgcctggtatggcaactgctcggcctccgcacacaaggcactacagagggtagtgcgtacggccaagtacatcaccggggccaaggttcctgccatccaggatctctataccaggtggtgtcagaggaaggccctaaaaattgtaaaagactccagccaccctagtcatagactgttctctctgctaccgcacggtactggagcaccaagtctaggtccaaaaggctttttaacagcttctacccccaagccataagactcctaaacagctaatcaaagggctaccgaGACCCCtgttttacactgctgctgctctctggtTATCTaagtatagtcactttaactctacctacatgtacatattacctctattaacttgactaaccggtgcccttgtacattgactctgtaccagtaccccctgtatataacctcgctattgttattttactgctgctgttttattatttgttatttttatcttctttttttttttacttaacatttatttttcttaaccaacaatgcttcaAGAAGTCTAAGGGCTTGTTactaagcgtttcactgtaaggtctacacctgttgtatgtgCATGCAttatgcatgtgacaaataacatttgatttgaaaatatgCAGACTCACTCTACAATGTGTCTGGAACTCCTGCTCTTGGTGCTTCGGGTTCTCATTCATGCCTACCAGAGCCCTCAGCTTCTCCAACAGTCTGTGGCACACACAGGGAGGATGAGAAAAGTCCAAAACACCTGTATAATTTTAGGGGTTTATATACTAACAACCACTGAATTAATGCCTTAATGGTTTGGTCTGTATGTGCCACATTCACCCAGTATCAGCCTGGCCCTCAGCCTCTTCAAGGGCACTCAGCTCTTTCTCCAGTCTCTCGGTCTGCTCTGTGGCCTCCAACAGTTTGCTCTTAGCTTCCACACACCCTGATTTTACACCCAAGTGTTTGGCTTGTAGCTGAAAACACACCAAATACACATACTTTTAGTTACTTCTGACAGGAAGTGCATTGTatccttccatttaagaaatgcATGGCTATTTTACACAACGTTCTGTGAAATTCATAAAGTCCAGTCGTCACCTCCTCCAACTGCTTGGTCTTCTGTTGGATCTGTTTGTTCAGAGAGGTCACTATCCTACGGTGCTGCTGGATTGGCCCGTACCACTCTGGACGGTCCTCTGCAGACCTCTCCAACTGATGGAAATGTGTATGTGGAAACACTTTTAACTACACACTGTGGCATTGACTTATTCTTTAAAACATGACAAATATTTTATGATTGCAGTTAACCATTTAACCCTGCTGTGGGAGTCGCTCACCTTCTCAGCATACTCAGATGCTATCTGTTTCATCTCCTCAGACTGCAGCCCAACTATCTGTCCCACTGTGCTAGCCGTTAGCCTCCCCTGTATTGATGTTACATATTAAATAAAACAACTTTACACAGTAATCAACCACACAGTAAAGGCGCTGGCAAAGAGAAGAACTAAAGCCATGCCTACCTCCTGTCACCATGGCAGCCATGCTGGGCATCAGTGTTTTGATGCGCAGCTGAGAGGATATATCACAGGGAGTCAGGGACATCATCACAAAGAGGGATGCATTTCTGTAGTATTGGACATGGGGCTGCGGTTGGTTTTAGACCTCCGCTGCCTGCaggtactcctcctcctcctgcgaCCCCTCTGTAATCCCTGGGGGTGTGGCCTGAGAGCCTGGCATCAACAAGGCTTTCCGGTCCTCTGCCTGTAGGGAACAGGGGGATACCATCTTTCATCGTGGTTTCACTTTCTACTAAAGCTACAGTTCACAGAATACCTATGATCCACAAGTCTCCATCCCTGTAATATTGTTTGTAATGATCGACCTCCTGTCCCTGTCTTCATCATTCTGTAGTTATAGGCTTTGAATTTATATAATGCTACAATTAACTTTACAAATATGACAGTAATTTCAATAAATCTCACCTGGTCCTGTTTTGTCTGCTTGCTGAATCCATACTGTCTAAAACACAGGTCTAATAAGTACTTAAATCACTGTtaggcacaggaggttggtggcaccttaattggggaagacAGGCACGTGAAAATGGCTGGAGCGTAATAGTGGAaaggtatcaacaacatcaaacacatggcttccatgtgtttgatgccatcccATTTGCTccgtttcagccattattatgagccgtcctcccctcaacagcctccactgctgttagGATACTGGTACATGAAAGGAGCACATaacacacgtatgcacacacacccactccatgCTTGTTTTAAATTAGTACTATCTTCTGtatcgaaacacacacacaacaagcatTCATGTGAAACACTCCTTGCAGTGAACGAGTCCATTATATACTTACAGAAGGTAATCTGACATTCTAATATAAGGATGGATGAGACACAGGAAAATAATAGGAAAATGAAAGGAACACAATTGTCAAATGGGATGAGATCACATTGGTTCTGATTCTcaatgacaaggtaaaaatctgtcgttctgcccgaacaaggcagttcctaggccgtcattgtaaataagaatttattcttaactgacccacctagttaaataaaggtaaaaacatatatttttttaatgtgaaCATGTAACAAGAACTGTGGAGAAAGTTGGATATGGAGGACTgaatatggagagatggagagagcgagagagacaggcagcctaCCTTCCGTACTCCAATAGAGTGGAGTGAACCCTGTACTCCTCGTCCAACAGGGATCCTGCTTCAACCTGTCTCTTGTATTTCCTATGAGGTTTATACACTTCCTGTCAATACCAGAGGAGAAAAACAACATGCTGTGTGGTTTTAAAGTCTCTATACTATAACAAAGGGGGCctttaaattaaatcaaatttcaTTTGTCATATGCTACGTAAACAACAGGTATAgtctatttttatttaactaggtaagtcagttaagaacaactttttatttacaatgacagcctacaccggccaaacccggacgatgctgggccaattgtgccccgccctgtgggactcccaatcacggccgattgtgatacagcctggagacAAACCGTATCGAGTCGATGAGGTAATTGaggaagatacagtgccttgcgaaagtattcggcccctttgaactttgcgaccttttgccacatttcaggcttcaaacataaagatataaaactgtatttttttgtgaagaatcaacaacaagtggaacacaatcatgaagtggaatgacatttattggatatttcaaacttttttaacaaatcaaaaactgaaaaattgggcgtgcaaaattattcagcccccttaagttaatactttgtagcgccaccttttgctgcgattacagctgtaagtcgcttggggtatgtctctatcagttttgcacatcgagagactgacatttttttcccattcctccttgcaaaacagcttgagctcagtgaggttggatggagagcatttgtgaattgcagttttcagttctttccacagattctcgattggattcaggtctggactttgacttggccattctaacgcctggatatgtttatttttgaaccattccattgtagattttgctttatgttttggatcattgtcttgttggaagacaaatctccatcccagtctcaggtcttttgcagactccatcaggttttcttcctgtatttggctccatccatcttcccatcaatttgaaccatcttccctgtccctgctgaagaaaagcaggcccaaaccatgatgctgccaccaccatgtttgacagtggggatggtgtgttcagggtgatgagctgtgttgtttttcccccaaacataacgttttgcattgttgccaaaaagttccattttggtttcatctgaccagagcaccttcttccacatgtttggtgtgtctcccaggtggcttgtggcaaactttaaacaacactttttatggatatctttaagaaatggctttcttcttgccactcttccataaaggccagatttgtgcaatatacgactgattcttgtcctatggacagagtctcccacctcagctgtagatctctgcagttcatccagagtgatcatgggcctcttggctgcatctctgatcagtcttctccttgtatgagctgaaagtttagagggacggccaggtcttggtagatttgcagtggtctgatactccttccatttcaatattatcgcttgcacagtgctccttaaTAACATCCTCcttgatgtttaaagcttgggaaatctttttgtatccaaatccggctttaaacttcttcacaacagtatctcggacctgcctggtgtgttccttgttcttcatgatgctctctgcgcttttaacggacctctgagactatcacagtgcaggtgcatttatacggagacttgattacacacaggtggattgtatttatcatcattagtcatttaggtcaacattggatcattcagagatcctcactgaacttctggagagagtttgctgcactgaaagtaaaggggctgaataattttgcacgcccaatttttcagtttttgatttgttaaaaaagtttgaaatatccaataaatgtcgttccacttcatgatcgtgtcccacttgttgttgattcttcacaaaaaaatacagttttatatctttatgtttgaagcgtgaaatgtggcaaaaggtcgcaaagttcaagggggccgaatactttcgcaaggcactgtatgtatatacactgctcaaaaaaataaagggaacactaaaataacacatcctagatctgaatgaatgaaatattcttattaaatacttttttctttacatagttgaatgtgctgacaacaaaatcacacaaaaattatcaatggaaatcaaatgtatcaacccatggaggtctggatttggagtcacactcaaaatgaaagtggaaaaccacactacaggctgatccaactttgatgtaatgtccttaaaacaagtccaaatgaggctcagtagtgtgtgtggcctccacgtgcctgtatgacctccctacaacgcctggcatgctcctgatgtggtggcggatggtctcctgagggatctcctcccagacctggactaaagcatccgccaactcctggacagtctgtggtgcaacgtggcgttggcggatggagcaagacatgatgtcccagatgtgctcaattggattcaggtctggggaacaggcgggtCCATAGCAGTCCATTAcatccatagcatcaatgccttcctcttgcaggaactgctgacacactccagccacatgaggtctagcattgtcttgcattaggaggaacgcagggccaaccgcaccagcatatggtctcacaaggggtctgaggatctcatctcggtacctaatggcagtcaggctacctctggtgagcacatggagggctgtgcggccacccaaagaaatgccaccccacaccatgactgacccacccccaaaaccggtcatgctggaggatgttgcaggcagcagatcgttctccacggcgtctccagactgtcacatgtgctcagtgtgaacctgctttcatctgtgaagagcacagggcgccagtggcgaatttgccaatcttggtgttctctggcaaatgccaaacgtcctgca
The genomic region above belongs to Oncorhynchus mykiss isolate Arlee chromosome 3, USDA_OmykA_1.1, whole genome shotgun sequence and contains:
- the LOC118944694 gene encoding coiled-coil domain-containing protein 93-like encodes the protein MAATSVFHRARTGSKIGAQYDQEGNLIQAETREDEEQSVKLAEILELLLAAGYFRARIKGLGPFDKENSTIGQKIALTEKIVSVLPKMKCPYCQEPHQIQGLDFIHIFPVIQWLMKRAIETREEMGDYVRAYSVSQFQKTHSFPEDEDFLQRKENAVKDVLEVYKPHRKYKRQVEAGSLLDEEYRVHSTLLEYGRQYGFSKQTKQDQAEDRKALLMPGSQATPPGITEGSQEEEEYLQAAELRIKTLMPSMAAMGRLTASTVGQIVGLQSEEMKQIASEYAEKLERSAEDRPEWYGPIQQHRRIVTSLNKQIQQKTKQLEELQAKHLGVKSGCVEAKSKLLEATEQTERLEKELSALEEAEGQADTGLLEKLRALVGMNENPKHQEQEFQTHCRMVRLQQNIEDLKMESGDDTEDEKERSQLIDKQYNTDRDKLQKIRLMMAWRNREIAILQRKIDEVPSRAELNQYQKRFIELYGQVSATHKETKQFFTLYYTLDDKKVYLEKEVNLLNSIHDNFQQ